The Streptomyces sp. NBC_00440 genome contains a region encoding:
- a CDS encoding MASE1 domain-containing protein, translating into MIRSETARGATVTALRILGVAIAYYVSGRIGLLRQVTVHGAVVTPLWPPTGVALGCLLYWGLRVWPGIAVGALLAVASTGPSIDLADIGIIAGNTLAPVCALLMLRRADFRMDLSRLRDGIALIFLGALGSMLISATMGSTMLLLDDKLPKSGFWPVWFAWWAGDAMGVLMVTPMLLLLRRARMPRRTDRWVEGGALVVTAAVVVPVATGSHYALLFLVFPLLIWAALRFELAGSAPCALLVAVLAVVAATGRAGSFTGLTLFEAMIDLTALNGSVALTGLLLAAIVTEHNNVRRRIERACEELADVVDQLAPAEQRRGWPSSDTRRDSG; encoded by the coding sequence GTGATCCGCAGTGAGACAGCCAGAGGCGCGACGGTAACCGCCCTGCGGATTCTCGGTGTCGCCATCGCGTACTACGTGTCCGGCCGGATCGGACTGCTGCGGCAGGTGACCGTCCACGGCGCGGTGGTCACACCGCTGTGGCCGCCGACGGGCGTCGCGCTGGGCTGCCTGCTCTACTGGGGCCTGCGGGTCTGGCCCGGCATCGCGGTCGGTGCCCTGCTCGCCGTCGCGTCCACCGGCCCCTCGATCGACCTCGCCGACATCGGCATCATCGCGGGCAACACGCTCGCCCCCGTGTGCGCCCTGCTGATGCTCCGCCGGGCGGACTTCCGGATGGACCTGTCCCGGCTGCGGGACGGCATCGCCCTGATCTTCCTCGGGGCGCTCGGCTCCATGCTCATCAGCGCGACCATGGGCAGCACCATGCTGCTCCTTGACGACAAACTCCCCAAGAGCGGTTTCTGGCCGGTCTGGTTCGCGTGGTGGGCCGGGGACGCGATGGGTGTGCTGATGGTGACCCCGATGCTGCTGCTCCTGCGGCGGGCCCGGATGCCCCGGCGTACGGACCGATGGGTGGAGGGCGGTGCGCTGGTGGTGACCGCCGCCGTGGTGGTCCCGGTGGCGACCGGGAGCCACTACGCCCTGCTCTTCCTGGTCTTCCCGCTGCTGATCTGGGCGGCACTCCGTTTCGAGCTGGCGGGCAGCGCGCCCTGTGCGCTCCTGGTGGCCGTGCTGGCGGTCGTCGCGGCCACCGGGCGCGCGGGGTCCTTCACCGGCCTCACGCTGTTCGAAGCGATGATCGACCTCACCGCGCTCAACGGGTCAGTGGCGCTGACCGGCCTGCTGCTCGCCGCGATCGTCACCGAGCACAACAACGTCCGCCGCCGGATCGAGCGGGCCTGCGAGGAACTGGCCGACGTGGTCGACCAGCTCGCGCCCGCGGAGCAGCGGCGCGGATGGCCGTCGTCGGACACCCGGCGCGACAGCGGCTGA